The genomic stretch CAGGTACAGAAAGACAAGGAACTCGATCATGCAGAGCGGCATCGAAAGGGAGCTTACGGGCGACCTCCCATTTCCTGGAACTTTGATCGGAGCGAACGAGATGGCGGTCTCCAGCGACGCGGAACAGAAGTTCGACCGGGTCAAGACCCAGTTGAAGGCGCGTCTGGGGGCTGAAGTCTATTCGAGCTGGTTCGGCCGCATGAAGGTCGCGGAAGCGTCCAAGGGCATTGTCCGCATCTCGGTGCCCACCGCGTTCCTGCGCTCGTGGATCAATGGCCATTATCTCGATCTCATCTCCGAACTGTGGAAGCAGGAGGATGCCGATCTCCTCAAGATCGAGATCGTGGTGCGCACGGCCACCCGTCAGGGGCGCAGCCATGCCGAGCCGGAGTTGGCGCCGGCGCGCAAGATGACACGACAGACGCAGACGGCGCTGGCCGCCGGCACCGTGAGCCCCGGCAGGGTGGAACGCCCCCCAGTGCCGCGCCCGGGTGCGGCGGTCGAGAGCGAGTTCCGCCACAATGTGCTGGGTTCACCGCTTGACCCGCGCTACACGTTCGGCTCCTTCATCGAGGGGCCGTCGAACCGGGTGGCCTTCGCCGCCGCCAAGGCCGTGGCGGAATCGCAGTCAAGCGCCGTGCGCTTCAATCCGCTTTTCCTGCACGCGACCGTCGGGCTCGGCAAGACCCACCTGCTGCAGGCCATCGCGGCGGAATCGCTGAAGCAGAACCCCAAATCCCGCGTCGTCTATCTCACCGCGGAATATTTCATGTGGCGCTTCGCCACGGCGATCCGCGACAACAACGCGCTGACGCTCAAGGAACAGCTGCGCGATATCGACCTGTTGATCATCGACGACATGCAGTTCCTGCAGGGCAAGTCGATCCAGCATGAATTCTGCCATTTGATCAACATGCTGCTCGACAGCGCCAAGCAGGTCGTCGTCGCCGCCGATCGGCCGCCGTCCGAGCTGGAATCGCTCGAGCCGCGCGTCCGCTCGCGCCTCAATGGCGGCGTCGCGCTTGAAATGTCGGCGCCTGATTTCGCCATGCGTCTCGGCATGCTCAAACTGCGCCTGGCCACGGCCAGGATCGACGATGCATCGCTCGACATCTCCGACGAGATCCTCAATCACGTCGCCCGCACCGTGACCGGCAGCGGACGCGAACTGGAGGGCGCGTTCAACCAGCTGCTGTTCCGGCAGTCGTTCGAGCCGCAGATCACCATCGACCGCATCGACGAGATCCTCGGCCACATCTATCGCACGGGTGAGCCGAAGCGGGTCCGCATCGAGGATATCCAGCGCATCGTGGCGCGCCACTACAACGTGTCGAAGACGGAATTGCTGTCCAATCGGCGCACGCGCACCATCGTCAAGCCACGGCAGGTCGCCATGTATCTGTCGAAGGTGATGACGCCGCGTTCCCTGCCCGAAATCGGACGGCGTTTCGGCGGTCGTGACCACACCACGGTGCTGCACGCCGTGCGCAAGATCGAGGATCTCTCCGGCAACGACAACACGCTGGCACAGGAACTTGAGCTGCTGCGACGGCTGATCAACGACCAGGCCTGACCGGTCAGGTACGGGCAAGCCGGAACCGCACTGGAATTCAATGGCTTGCCTACCCGGCCGTGAGTTCGAAATGGGCTCGCGGCCTGGAATTCCGGGAAAAGCGCGAAACGGTTTTCCGGGGGAAGCGCGTAGCGCTTTCCCTTGGAAATTGCGTCAAAACCAAGCCTCGTGACGGTCCGGATTCCGGATTCGGCACCCTGGCCGGCGGTCTTCGCTGCCTTTATCCCCAGA from Mesorhizobium sp. 113-3-3 encodes the following:
- the dnaA gene encoding chromosomal replication initiator protein DnaA → MQSGIERELTGDLPFPGTLIGANEMAVSSDAEQKFDRVKTQLKARLGAEVYSSWFGRMKVAEASKGIVRISVPTAFLRSWINGHYLDLISELWKQEDADLLKIEIVVRTATRQGRSHAEPELAPARKMTRQTQTALAAGTVSPGRVERPPVPRPGAAVESEFRHNVLGSPLDPRYTFGSFIEGPSNRVAFAAAKAVAESQSSAVRFNPLFLHATVGLGKTHLLQAIAAESLKQNPKSRVVYLTAEYFMWRFATAIRDNNALTLKEQLRDIDLLIIDDMQFLQGKSIQHEFCHLINMLLDSAKQVVVAADRPPSELESLEPRVRSRLNGGVALEMSAPDFAMRLGMLKLRLATARIDDASLDISDEILNHVARTVTGSGRELEGAFNQLLFRQSFEPQITIDRIDEILGHIYRTGEPKRVRIEDIQRIVARHYNVSKTELLSNRRTRTIVKPRQVAMYLSKVMTPRSLPEIGRRFGGRDHTTVLHAVRKIEDLSGNDNTLAQELELLRRLINDQA